One segment of Rosa chinensis cultivar Old Blush chromosome 6, RchiOBHm-V2, whole genome shotgun sequence DNA contains the following:
- the LOC112173869 gene encoding glutamate receptor 2.8 translates to MALSDFYASHSHYKTRLVLNVRDSNQNVVGAAAAALDLIKNAEVQAILGPVTSMQANFVINLGDQAHVPIISFSATSPSLTSLRSSYFFRFTQNDSSQVNAISAIVKGFGWRQVVLVYIDNDFGEGVMSHITDALQEVDAFVPYRSAISPSATDNQILEELYKLMTMQTRVFIVHMTSDLSSRLFAKAKELGMMREGYAWLTTNEIPNSLKSMKSSVIHSMRGLLGVQTYVPITSELDEFNKRWKQQFQKENPAIIDADYEVFGLWAYDATVALAMAVEDVGITNSGFKNSNASFNSTDLDTLKVSQYGPKLAQALSSTRFNGIAGDVSLIDGQLQSSTFKIVNINGDVARGVGFWTLQSGIKKTLGQSSANCSTLNCNLGPIIWPGDSFSVPKGWEIPTNGKKLRIGVPMKDGFTEFVKVTKDPSTNRTDITGFSIDVFKAAVELLPYALPYELIPFAKPDGTSAGTYNDLVYQVFLETFDAVVGDTTIRANRSLYVDFSMPYTESGIVMVVPIVDTRSKNAWAFLKPLTWDLWLTISCFLVFIGFVVWVLEHRINDDFRGPPLHQVGTSIWFSFSTMVFAQREKVVSNLARFVMIIWVFVMLILTQSYTASLASLLTVQQLHPIVTDIKDLLRNGDTVGYAENTYVYNVLREVGFDDSKLKEFKSTEDLDALLSKGSANGGIAAAIDETPNMKVFLGKYCSKYTMIGPIFKTDGFAFVFPKRSPLIPDISHAVLSVTEGEKILDFENKWFKKDSNCEDLSAPKVSSYSLGLESFWGLFLVAGVASIIALVIFFASFTYRHRHILVHPDSRASTWGRIRVMFKIFNEKDLDCHTFKSSPPHDSVKASPNNFPESPLSYNTNQTDRNLVFFGEQQTPSTGQASPEVNFEELSFAFPEA, encoded by the exons ATGGCCCTTTCAGATTTCTATGCTTCTCATTCTCACTACAAGACTAGGCTGGTTTTGAACGTTAGGGACTCCAATCAAAACGTTGTAGGGGCAGCTGCTGCAG CTCTGGATCTTATAAAAAATGCAGAAGTGCAAGCAATATTAGGGCCAGTGACATCAATGCAGGCAAACTTTGTTATCAACCTGGGAGACCAAGCTCATGTACCTATTATATCATTTTCGGCAACAAGCCCTTCTCTCACTTCTCTCCGGAGCTCCTACTTTTTCCGATTTACACAAAATGACTCATCCCAAGTGAACGCCATAAGTGCTATTGTAAAAGGTTTTGGATGGAGACAAGTTGTGCTTGTCTATATAGACAATGATTTTGGGGAGGGAGTCATGTCACATATAACTGATGCTCTACAAGAGGTTGATGCTTTTGTCCCCTACCGGAGTGCCATTTCCCCATCAGCCACAGATAATCAAATTCTTGAAGAACTGTACAAGTTGATGACCATGCAAACTAGAGTCTTCATAGTCCACATGACTTCTGATCTATCTTCTAGGCTGTTTGCCAAAGCTAAAGAGCTTGGAATGATGAGAGAAGGATATGCTTGGCTAACCACTAATGAGATACCAAACAGTTTAAAGTCGATGAAATCTTCAGTAATCCATTCGATGCGTGGTTTACTGGGTGTACAAACTTACGTTCCAATAACAAGTGAGCTCGATGAATTCAACAAAAGGTGGaaacaacaatttcaaaaagAGAATCCAGCCATCATTGATGCTGATTATGAAGTTTTTGGATTATGGGCTTATGATGCTACAGTTGCACTAGCCATGGCAGTTGAAGACGTTGGGATTACAAACTCTGGCTTCAAAAACTCAAATGCTTCCTTCAACTCAACAGATCTTGATACGCTTAAGGTATCTCAATATGGTCCAAAACTTGCTCAAGCATTGTCAAGTACTAGATTCAACGGCATAGCTGGAGACGTTAGCCTCATTGATGGGCAGCTTCAATCATCCACTTTTAAGATAGTCAATATAAATGGGGATGTAGCAAGAGGAGTTGGATTTTGGACATTACAAAGTGGAATCAAGAAAACATTGGGTCAATCCTCCGCAAACTGTTCAACATTGAATTGCAATCTTGGCCCAATTATATGGCCGGGAGATTCCTTCTCTGTTCCCAAGGGATGGGAGATTCCGACAAATGGCAAGAAGTTGAGAATAGGAGTTCCAATGAAGGATGGCTTTACTGAGTTTGTTAAGGTAACCAAAGATCCAAGTACCAACAGAACAGATATCACTGGGTTTAGTATCGACGTGTTTAAGGCTGCGGTGGAATTGTTACCATATGCTCTTCCTTATGAGTTGATTCCATTTGCAAAGCCTGATGGCACCAGTGCAGGCACTTACAATGATTTAGTCTATCAAGTGTTTCTTGAG ACATTTGATGCTGTGGTGGGGGATACAACAATCCGAGCAAATAGGTCCTTGTATGTGGACTTTTCAATGCCGTATACGGAATCTGGTATTGTGATGGTTGTGCCAATAGTAGACACTAGAAGTAAAAATGCATGGGCTTTCTTGAAACCTTTGACATGGGACCTTTGGCTCACGATTTCTTGTTTCTTGGTCTTTATTGGTTTTGTGGTGTGGGTTCTTGAACATCGAATTAATGACGATTTTCGTGGCCCTCCCCTACATCAGGTCGGCACCAGCATCTGGTTCTCTTTCTCCACAATGGTTTTTGCACAGA GGGAGAAAGTGGTTAGTAACTTGGCCAGATTCGTGATGATAATATGGGTATTTGTGATGCTAATCCTCACACAAAGTTACACGGCTAGTTTAGCATCACTATTAACTGTTCAACAACTCCACCCTATTGTCACCGATATAAAGGATCTGTTAAGGAACGGGGATACCGTCGGATATGCAGAGAATACATACGTTTACAATGTCTTGAGAGAAGTAGGTTTTGATGATTCAAAACTTAAGGAGTTTAAATCTACAGAAGATTTGGATGCTCTTCTTTCGAAAGGAAGTGCAAATGGTGGGATTGCTGCTGCAATTGATGAAACACCCAACATGAAGGTTTTTCTTGGAAAATATTGCTCCAAATATACAATGATTGGACCCATCTTTAAAACGGATGGATTTGCCTTT GTCTTTCCAAAACGCTCCCCGCTTATACCAGATATTTCGCATGCAGTTCTAAGCGTGACCGAAGGAGAGAAGATACTTGACTTTGAAAATAAATGGTTCAAGAAAGATAGTAACTGTGAAGACTTGAGTGCCCCAAAAGTGTCTAGCTATAGTCTTGGCCTTGAGAGCTTTTGGGGCCTATTCCTCGTTGCCGGAGTGGCTTCAATAATTGCTCTTGTCATTTTTTTTGCTTCATTCACATACAGGCATAGACACATCTTGGTGCACCCTGATTCAAGAGCATCGACATGGGGAAGGATTCGGGTCatgttcaaaattttcaatgaaAAAGACCTCGACTGTCATACATTCAAAAGTAGTCCACCACATGATTCAGTTAAGGCGTCACCAAACAACTTCCCAGAAAGTCCACTTAGCTATAATACAAACCAGACTGATAGGAATCTTGTGTTCTTTGGAGAGCAACAAACTCCATCAACGGGTCAAGCGTCTCCTGAAGTAAATTTTGAAGAGCTTTCTTTTGCATTTCCAGAAGCCTAA